A window from Bufo bufo chromosome 1, aBufBuf1.1, whole genome shotgun sequence encodes these proteins:
- the LOC120989098 gene encoding olfactory receptor 2A14-like: MFYFLKHLSVSEILFTSNITPNMLHIILRHGGSMPFAGCIIQFYIYIASGSLESLLLTVMSYDRYLAICNPLRYADMMNLQFCRTLVLASWLLSFTLVLITVTLLCQLSFCGPNIIDHFFCDFAPLVDLSCSDTYVIRLEVVALSVPIVASTFSFILWTYIYISITILHIQSTTGRRKVFSTCSSHLASVCSYYGPLIVIYMVPYKRHSINVNKFLSVLYTVFTPFFNPLIYSLRNEELQHVLWRLLNIEHI, from the coding sequence ATGTTCTATTTCCTCAAGCACCTCTCAGTTTCGGAAATCTTATTCACCTCTAATATCACCCCCAATATGTTGCATATCATTTTGAGACATGGTGGCTCCATGCCGTTTGCTGGTTGTATCATTCAGTTCTACATTTACATAGCCTCGGGGAGCTTAGAGTCTCTTCTTCTCACTGTTATGTCATATGATCGATATCTGGCCATATGTAACCCATTACGCTATGCTGACATGATGAACCTCCAGTTTTGTCGGACCCTCGTCTTAGCCTCCTGGTTATTGAGCTTCACACTTGTTTTAATAACTGTTACTCTTTTATGTCAACTGAGCTTCTGTGGCCCCAATATCATTGACCATTTCTTCTGTGACTTTgctcctcttgtggatctttcctGCTCAGATACATATGTCATCAGGTTGGAGGTTGTGGCCCTCTCTGTTCCTATAGTGGCCTCTACGTTTTCTTTTATTCTATGGACATATATTTACATTTCCATCACCATCCTCCATATTCAATCCACCACTGGGAGACGGAAAGTCTTCTCCACCTGCAGCTCCCATTTGGCATCCGTATGCTCGTATTATGGTCCACTCATTGTGATATACATGGTACCATATAAAAGGCATTCCATCAATGTGAACAAGTTTTTATCAGTTCTCTACACTGTATTTACACCATTCTTtaaccctctaatatacagccTAAGGAATGAAGAACTTCAACATGTTCTTTGGAGGCTACTGAACATTGAACATATATAG